One genomic region from Pogona vitticeps strain Pit_001003342236 chromosome 12, PviZW2.1, whole genome shotgun sequence encodes:
- the RCCD1 gene encoding RCC1 domain-containing protein 1 → MASPGARRGRRALLAPGLAPVLRGGKGGPGAMAAAGGGRGRPGRWFQFGFRLGAPTESGLEPAPLGEAGTVRGVRPSWSFVGILTDGSVQLLLRGATEEAALPKDCLDVLPSETHLLVLREAALEGWPVPGCSSSSSSSGALLEGEPAWRRELRPEDAAAAAASDGPRGHPPGLPLVPGGFAAPRPPFFTPLPATLQARQLALGHEHALLLSAGGALFSWGGGRHGQLGHGDLESRPEPQPVEALQGVPSVEVAAGGWHSAALGETGDLYLWGWNESGQLALPSKTLSEDQAATRTAEAGRGDSEQNLDQQEVVQDTHQATFISIQAFPALVEMPHGEEISKISCGSRHTAAVTCTGHLYTWGWGKYGQLGHQETASSDEPRRVCYFVDRNLCIVDVVCGPWTTYALAVDR, encoded by the exons ATGGCCTCCCCCGGTGCCAGGAGGGGGCGCCGGGCGCTGCTCGCTCCCGGGTTGGCGCCCGTCCTCCGGGGCGGAAAGGGCGGGCCGGGAGCGATggcggcggcgggcggcgggAGGGGGCGGCCGGGGCGCTGGTTCCAGTTCGGGTTCCGTTTGGGGGCCCCGACGGAGAGCGGGCTGGAGCCGGCGCCGCTGGGCGAGGCCGGGACCGTCCGCGGGGTCCGGCCCAGCTGGAGCTTCGTCGGGATCCTGACGGACG GCTCGGTGCAGCTGCTGCTTCGGGGCGCGACGGAGGAGGCGGCGCTGCCCAAGGACTGCCTGGACGTGCTGCCCTCGGAGACCCACCTGCTGGTGCTGCGGGAGGCGGCGCTGGAAGGCTGGCCGGTGCcgggctgctcctcctcctcctcctcctccggggccCTTCTGGAGGGCGAGCCGGCTTGGCGGCGGGAGCTCCGGCCCGAagacgcggcggcggcggcggcctccgACGGCCCGCGTGGGCACCCGCCTGGCCTGCCCTTGGTGCCCGGCGGCTTCGCGGCTCCCCGGCCGCCTTTCTTCACCCCGCTGCCGGCCACCCTGCAGGCGCGCCAGCTGGCCCTGGGCCACGAGCACGCGCTGCTGCTCTCCGCCGGGGGCGCGCTCTTCTCGTGGGGCGGCGGCAG gCACGGGCAGCTGGGCCACGGGGACCTGGAAAGCAGGCCGGAGCCGCAGCCGGTGGAGGCGTTGCAAGGCGTGCCCTCGGTGGAGGTGGCCGCGGGGGGCTGGCATTCCGCGGCCCTGGGCG AGACAGGTGACTTGTACCTGTGGGGATGGAATGAGTCTGGACAGCTTGCTCTGCCTTCCAAAACCTTGTCTGAGGATCAAGCAGCCACCAGGACAGCAGAGGCTGGCAGAG GTGACTCAGAACAGAATTTGGACCAGCAGGAAGTGGTGCAAGATACCCACCAAGCCACCTTCATTTCCATCCAAGCCTTCCCTGCTTTGGTAGAGATGCCTCATGGGGAAGAAATCAGCAAGATCAGCTGTGGATCACGACATACTGCTGCGGTGACAT gcACTGGACATCTTTACACCTGGGGATGGG GTAAATATGGGCAACTGGGACACCAAGAAACAGCCAGCTCTGATGAGCCAAGGAGGGTTTGCTACTTTGTGGACCGAAACCTTTGTATAGTTGATGTGGTATGCGGACCATGGACCACCTATGCACTGGCTGTGGACCGATAA
- the UNC45A gene encoding protein unc-45 homolog A — MSPPRARPKKMASHPDQQEVPVLASPAASPEQVSELRREGNDRFQAGRYEEALAAYTRALSLCSEPSPQRAVLYRNRAACHLKLENYVQAELDASKAIEADGHDVKSLFRRSQALQKLGHLDQAVMDLKRCMSLEPRNKAFQEALRNLGSSMHEKMTAMSCTDSKVEQMFKLLLDNEEKDLDKKQKAAQNLIVLAREEPGAEKIFQSDGVRLLLKLLDTGRLDMILAAVRTLTGLCQGHRSRTMAILAELGPERLFAVLELEDEQVSLATYNLLQVMFDALKEGLQKDVHGKKEALVPDTSKELKFLLKHLLEALTRENISAYGRDSILNLLITVVPRKSLQDPNNCLTLWVIDQGLKAILDVGGTVRHSPGSLRVTENTQMSAAVLLNKLYGDLKCDSERENFHRLCEDYVRNWFEDQGVLGKLRAIQTASCLLRGPAEAGNRVLELNGIMESILALCASSREADQLVAVEALIHASDKAKRATFITTNGVTLLKEIYKHSERDSIRIRALVGLCKLGSAGGTDFSMKQFAEGSTLKLARQCRKWLCNEAMDVGTRHWAAEGLAFLTLDADVKEELLEDKAALQALFLLAKSENRSSLFAVASTLVNCTNSYDQEEPDPQMVELAKYAKQHIPEKHPKDKPEFVRQRVQKLLAAGVVSALTCMVKNESPSLSPACRELISRVFLALVEDSDDRGAVVAAGGGKALIPLALEGTETGQTKAAQALAKITITTAPEMAFPGERVYEVVRPLVSLLHLNCTSLQNFEALMALTNLAGTSERLRQKIVKEKAVPLIEGYMFEEHEMIRVAATECMCNMALSLEVAKLFLAEGSDRLKLIVLYSGEEDERLRQAASGMLAVLTSLLPEICVRIPQVTAAWLEILQALLLSPSPELQHRGVVVVRNMVAVDKELAAKLMESEMLEILSSVMAGVKDRPQVAQIAKECLAQAEAYNLIKPNSARGE, encoded by the exons ATGTCACCGCCCCGCGCCCGGCCGAAGAAAATGGCGTCGCACCCGGACCAGCAGGAGGTTCCCGTCCTCGCCTCGCCCGCTGCTTCCCCGGAGCAGGTCTCGGAGCTCCGCCGGGAGGGCAACGACCGCTTCCAGGCCGGGCGCTACGAGGAGGCTCTGGCCGCTTACACCCGCGCCCTCAGCCTCTGTTCGGAGCCCAGTCCGCAACGCGCCGTCCTCTACCGCAACCGGGCCGCCTGCCACCTCAAGCTC GAGAACTATGTGCAAGCAGAATTGGATGCTTCTAAAG CTATAGAAGCTGATGGGCATGATGTCAAGAGCCTTTTCCGTCGCAGCCAAGCTCTCCAGAAACTGGGTCATCTTGATCAGGCTGTCATGGATTTAAAGAGGTGTATGAGTTTGGAACCCAGAAACAAGGCTTTCCAGGAGGCTCTGCGGAATCTTGGCAGCAGCATGCATGAAAAG ATGACAGCTATGTCCTGTACTGACTCTAAGGTGGAGCAGATGTTTAAGTTGCTgcttgacaatgaagaaaaagaTCTGGACAAGAAACAAAAG GCAGCTCAAAACCTGATAGTTCTTGCTCGTGAGGAACCCGGCGCTGAGAAGATTTTCCAGAGTGATGGAGTGCGACTGTTGCTGAAACTCTTGGATACAGGCCGGTTGGATATGATATTGGCTGCTGTGCGGACCCTGACAGGCCTTTGCCAAGGGCATCGCTCTCGG ACAATGGCGATCCTTGCTGAACTGGGTCCTGAGCGCCTTTTTGCTGTTCTTGAGCTGGAGGATGAGCAGGTCTCACTGGCCACATACAATCTGCTGCAGGTCATGTTTGACGCACTCAAGGAAGGTCTGCAGAAAGATGTACATGGCAAGAAGGAAGCTCTGGTGCCAG ATACGTCCAAAGAGCTAAAGTTTCTCCTCAAGCACCTTCTGGAGGCCCTGACTCGGGAGAACATTTCTGCCTATGGCCGGGACAGCATCCTCAACTTACTGATCACTGTAGTGCCTCGGAAGTCACTGCAGGACCCCAACAACTGCTTGACTCTTTGGGTCATCGACCAGG GTCTCAAGGCGATTCTGGATGTTGGGGGCACCGTGAGGCACAGTCCAGGGAGCCTGCGTGTGACAGAGAACACACAAATGAGTGCAGCCGTCTTGCTCAACAAGCTTTATGGGGATTTGAAGTGTGACAGTGAGCGGGAGAATTTCCACCGGCTCTGTGAGGACTACGTCAG GAACTGGTTTGAGGACCAGGGTGTGCTTGGAAAGCTCCGGGCCATCCAGACAGCTTCCTGCCTTCTGCGAGGCCCAGCAGAAGCTGGGAACCGGGTGCTGGAGCTGAATGGCATAATGGAAAGCATTCTGGCCTTGTGTGCTTCGTCCCGGGAAGCTGACCAGCTTGTAGCTGTAGAGGCCCTGATCCATGCGTCTGACAAGGCCAAGCGCGCCACATTCATTACTACCAATGGTGTCACACTGCTCAAGGAGATCTACAAGCACAGTGAGCGTGACAGCATTCGCATCCGTGCCCTGGTG GGTCTCTGTAAACTGGGCTCAGCTGGAGGCACAGATTTCAGCATGAAGCAGTTTGCTGAAGGTTCCACCCTGAAGTTGGCCAGGCAGTGCCGCAA GTGGCTGTGCAACGAGGCCATGGATGTTGGCACTCGGCACTGGGCTGCTGAAGGCCTGGCATTCCTCACCTTGGACGCAGATGTCAAAGAGGAACTCCTGGAGGACAAGGCAGCTCTACAAGCTCTGTTCCTCCTTGCGAAG TCTGAGAATCGGAGTTCGCTGTTTGCAGTGGCCTCTACACTGGTGAACTGCACCAATAGCTACGACCAAGAAGAACCTGACCCACAGATGGTAGAGCTTGCGAAGTATGCCAAGCAACACATCCCTGAAAAGCACCCAAAG GACAAGCCAGAATTTGTGCGCCAGCGGGTGCAGAAGCTGCTAGCTGCTGGTGTGGTTTCAGCACTCACTTGCATGGTGAAGAACGAGAGCCCTTCCCTCAGCCCAGCCTGCCGTGAGCTTATCTCCAG GGTTTTCTTAGCTCTAGTGGAAGATTCAGATGACAGAGGCGCAGTGGTGGCTGCCGGAGGGGGAAAG GCTCTCATCCCTTTGGCCCTGGAAGGCACTGAAACAGGGCAGACCAAGGCAGCGCAAGCTCTAGCCAAGATCACCATCACGACGGCTCCAGAGATGGCCTTCCCGGGCGAGAGG GTCTATGAGGTGGTCCGGCCGCTGGTGAGTCTCCTGCATTTGAACTGCACCAGCCTGCAGAACTTCGAGGCTCTGATGGCTCTCACAAACCTGGCCGGGACTAGTGAACGCCTCAG GCAGAAGATTGTCAAGGAAAAGGCTGTACCGTTGATTGAGGGCTACATGTTTGAGGAGCATGAAATGATCCGTGTGGCAGCCACAGAGTGCATGTGCAACATGGCCCTGAGCCTAGAG GTAGCCAAGTTGTTTCTTGCTGAAGGCAGTGACCGGCTCAAGCTGATAGTTCTGTATAGCGGGGAGGAGGATGAGCGGCTCCGGCAGGCCGCTTCAGGGATGCTGGCCGTGTTAACGTCACTGCTGCCCGAGATCTGTGTCCGGATTCCTCAAGTG ACGGCTGCTTGGCTGGAGATCTTGCAGGCTCTGCTACTCAGCCCCAGCCCAGAACTTCAGCACCGTGGCGTTGTGGTGGTGAGGAACATGGTGGCCGTCGACAAGGAGCTGGCAGCCAAGCTCATGGAGAGTGAGATGCTGGAGATCCTGTCTTCTGTCATGGCTGGTGTGAAGGACAGGCCCCAGGTGGCCCAGATCGCCAAGGAGTGCCTGGCTCAAGCTGAAGCCTACAACTTGATCAAGCCCAACTCAGCTCGTGGGGAGTGA